A single genomic interval of Pyramidobacter piscolens W5455 harbors:
- a CDS encoding rod shape-determining protein gives MFSLGNDIGIDLGTATVLIYMKGKGIVLREPSCVAVDQDTGRILAVGYEAKNMVGRTPGNVVSVRPLRDGVIADYSMTEAMMRYFMKKINRGLHRYFRSRVMICVPSGATDVERRAVLEAAVEVGARDAYLIEEPMAAAIGADLHVEESRGKMVVDIGGGTTDIAVISLGGCVISKSLRIGGDKLDECIMRYLRKQYNLAIGEQMAENLKIMIGSCLPDGEENNMTLKGRDLVQGLPRQIEINSRSVCSAIIERIQAIVDGVKNVLEMTPPELSADIIDQGIVLTGGGALLRGLPELISRSTGIKCVVADRPAECVAMGTGLALANIGKLSEKGQGSFLFSARRQRK, from the coding sequence ATGTTTTCCCTGGGCAACGACATCGGCATCGACCTCGGCACGGCGACGGTGCTTATCTATATGAAGGGCAAGGGCATCGTGCTGCGCGAGCCGTCGTGCGTGGCGGTCGATCAGGATACGGGACGCATCCTGGCCGTCGGCTACGAGGCGAAGAACATGGTGGGACGCACGCCCGGCAACGTAGTGTCGGTGCGCCCGCTGCGCGACGGCGTGATCGCCGATTATTCGATGACGGAAGCGATGATGCGCTACTTCATGAAGAAGATCAACCGCGGCCTGCACCGCTATTTCCGCAGCCGCGTGATGATCTGCGTGCCGTCCGGCGCGACCGACGTGGAACGCCGCGCCGTGCTCGAAGCGGCGGTGGAAGTGGGCGCCCGCGACGCCTATCTGATCGAAGAGCCGATGGCCGCGGCTATCGGCGCCGACCTGCACGTGGAGGAATCGCGCGGCAAGATGGTGGTCGACATCGGCGGCGGCACCACGGACATCGCCGTGATCTCGCTGGGCGGCTGCGTCATCTCAAAATCGCTGCGCATCGGCGGCGACAAGCTCGACGAGTGCATCATGCGCTATCTGCGCAAGCAGTACAATCTGGCCATCGGCGAGCAGATGGCGGAGAACCTGAAGATCATGATCGGTTCCTGCCTGCCCGACGGCGAGGAGAACAACATGACGCTGAAAGGCCGCGACCTGGTTCAGGGGCTGCCCCGTCAGATCGAGATCAACAGCCGCAGCGTGTGCTCGGCCATCATCGAGCGCATCCAGGCCATCGTCGACGGCGTCAAGAACGTGCTGGAGATGACGCCGCCCGAACTTTCCGCCGACATCATCGACCAGGGCATCGTGCTCACCGGCGGCGGCGCGTTGCTGCGCGGCCTGCCCGAACTGATCAGCCGCAGCACCGGCATCAAGTGCGTCGTGGCCGATCGCCCGGCCGAGTGCGTGGCGATGGGCACCGGATTGGCGCTGGCCAACATCGGCAAGCTTTCGGAGAAGGGACAGGGCAGTTTTCTGTTCTCGGCCCGCCGTCAGAGAAAATGA
- the truA gene encoding tRNA pseudouridine(38-40) synthase TruA — MPRYSCVISYDGGKFCGWQTQPNGATVQESLERVLSLLNGSPVKVTGAGRTDAGVHARGQTASFLLDREWEPRRLLLALNANLPEGAAVASVRERPIGFDARRDALWREYAFFVWRGPFCYPMMKPYVWWKKKDDWDHDLIRRGCALLEGRHDFSAFCRAGDLPENAVRRMHFVRYIRRGRLSAFRIRGDAFLTNMVRIMIGNLDAVASGRRTLSWLEGLLDGASRGDSAMTAPPNGLFFWKVGYKD; from the coding sequence ATGCCGCGCTATTCCTGCGTGATCAGCTACGACGGCGGCAAATTCTGCGGCTGGCAGACGCAGCCCAACGGCGCCACCGTGCAGGAGTCGCTGGAACGGGTCCTGTCGCTGCTGAACGGCTCGCCGGTGAAGGTCACGGGCGCGGGGCGCACCGACGCGGGGGTGCATGCGCGCGGGCAGACGGCCTCGTTCCTGCTGGATCGGGAGTGGGAGCCGCGGCGGCTTTTGCTGGCGCTGAACGCGAATCTGCCCGAGGGCGCGGCGGTCGCGTCGGTGCGGGAACGACCAATCGGATTCGACGCGCGGCGCGACGCGCTGTGGCGCGAATACGCTTTTTTCGTGTGGCGCGGTCCGTTCTGCTACCCGATGATGAAGCCCTACGTGTGGTGGAAGAAAAAGGACGACTGGGACCACGACCTGATCCGTCGCGGCTGCGCGCTGCTGGAAGGACGGCACGATTTCAGCGCTTTCTGCCGCGCCGGCGATCTGCCGGAGAACGCGGTGCGGCGCATGCACTTTGTGCGCTATATTCGCCGCGGCCGGCTGTCGGCGTTCCGCATCCGCGGCGACGCTTTTTTGACCAACATGGTGCGGATCATGATCGGCAATCTGGACGCCGTCGCTTCGGGGCGCCGGACGCTCTCGTGGCTTGAAGGTCTGCTGGATGGCGCGAGCCGCGGCGACTCGGCCATGACGGCGCCGCCGAACGGATTGTTTTTCTGGAAGGTTGGCTACAAGGACTAA
- a CDS encoding energy-coupling factor transporter transmembrane component T family protein, with the protein MRFLENMSFGQYVPARSWVHRLDPRAKVGALALLLTGVFMAARPYDWILWAAVLWLCAALARTSVSFLLRSIRTVLFLIVFTALLNLFFASGEPLWQWRIFRVSREGVELAWTMALRLTLLVLFANLLTLTTSPMALSDGLESIFSPFKRFGFPAHELAMMMTIALRFIPTLLSETDRILKAQLARGADLDRGSIVRRMKAFIPVLVPLFVIVFQRADDLAVAMEARCYRGGEGRTRMKPFRWRAADTAALAFCALLIAAQKLLNWVVG; encoded by the coding sequence TTGAGATTTCTCGAAAACATGAGTTTCGGGCAATACGTTCCCGCCCGTTCGTGGGTGCATCGCCTCGACCCGCGCGCCAAGGTGGGGGCGCTGGCGCTGCTGCTGACCGGCGTGTTCATGGCGGCGCGTCCCTACGACTGGATCCTCTGGGCGGCGGTGCTGTGGCTCTGCGCGGCGCTGGCGCGGACGAGCGTGTCCTTTTTGCTGCGCTCGATCCGCACGGTGCTGTTCCTGATCGTTTTCACGGCGCTGCTGAATCTGTTTTTCGCGTCGGGGGAGCCGTTGTGGCAGTGGAGGATCTTCCGCGTCAGCCGGGAAGGCGTCGAACTGGCCTGGACGATGGCGCTGCGGCTGACGCTGCTGGTGCTGTTCGCCAATCTGCTGACGCTGACGACCAGTCCGATGGCGCTGTCCGACGGGCTGGAAAGCATTTTTTCGCCGTTCAAGCGCTTCGGTTTCCCGGCGCACGAGCTGGCGATGATGATGACGATCGCGCTGCGCTTCATCCCCACGCTGCTGAGCGAGACGGACCGCATCCTCAAGGCGCAGCTGGCCCGCGGCGCGGACCTCGACCGCGGTTCGATCGTCAGGCGCATGAAGGCGTTTATCCCCGTGCTGGTGCCCCTGTTCGTGATCGTCTTCCAGCGCGCCGACGATCTGGCGGTGGCGATGGAAGCGCGCTGTTATCGCGGCGGCGAGGGGCGGACGCGCATGAAACCGTTTCGCTGGCGCGCGGCCGACACGGCGGCGCTGGCTTTCTGCGCGCTGCTGATCGCCGCTCAGAAGCTGCTGAACTGGGTGGTCGGCTGA
- a CDS encoding ATP-binding cassette domain-containing protein, translated as MSIVIENLSHIYHENTALQTAALEGVSLSIERGHWTSFIGHTGSGKSTLAQHLNAILRPTSGSVTVDGMTILPEKKREKTDFREIRRKVGLIFQYPEQQLFEETVREELAFAPRNWGIPESRIGELTAKSMRAVELDDSYLDRNPFGLSGGEKRRVAIASVLTCAPDYLVLDEPTAGLDERGRAALLKLLDRIHREGTGIVLITHDLEIAFSRSDRILVLEHGRCAGLGTADEIAMRLYRRPVAGLLLPEVMLTALKLRERGVRAPLTCDAERLAQALIRERRRSR; from the coding sequence ATGTCTATCGTCATCGAAAATTTGAGCCATATTTACCATGAAAACACTGCCCTCCAGACGGCAGCTCTGGAGGGCGTTTCGCTGTCGATCGAACGCGGCCATTGGACGTCGTTCATCGGGCATACAGGCAGCGGCAAGTCGACGCTGGCTCAGCATCTGAACGCGATCCTGCGTCCCACGTCGGGGTCGGTGACGGTGGACGGCATGACGATCCTGCCGGAGAAAAAGCGGGAAAAAACGGACTTTCGCGAGATCCGCCGCAAGGTGGGGCTGATCTTTCAGTATCCCGAGCAGCAGCTTTTCGAGGAAACGGTGCGCGAGGAACTGGCTTTCGCGCCGCGCAACTGGGGCATACCGGAATCCCGGATCGGCGAGCTGACGGCGAAGTCGATGCGCGCGGTGGAGCTTGACGATTCCTATCTCGACCGCAATCCTTTCGGCCTCTCCGGCGGCGAAAAGCGGCGCGTGGCGATCGCTTCGGTGCTGACCTGCGCGCCGGATTATCTGGTGCTCGACGAGCCGACGGCGGGGCTGGACGAGCGCGGCCGGGCGGCGCTGCTGAAGCTGCTGGACCGCATCCATCGCGAAGGCACGGGGATCGTTTTGATCACTCACGATCTGGAGATCGCCTTTTCGCGCAGCGACCGCATTCTCGTGCTCGAGCACGGGCGCTGCGCCGGGCTGGGCACGGCGGACGAGATCGCGATGCGGCTGTACCGGCGGCCGGTCGCGGGGCTGCTGCTGCCCGAGGTGATGCTGACGGCGCTGAAGTTGCGCGAGCGCGGCGTGCGCGCGCCGCTGACCTGCGACGCGGAAAGGCTCGCGCAGGCGCTGATCCGCGAGAGGAGGCGGAGCCGTTGA
- a CDS encoding energy-coupling factor transporter ATPase → MISLRGVGYSYSDTGRPALENVSFEVRQGEWIALVGSNGSGKSTLAKHLNALLVPMQGACFILGLDSRREENLWKIRSSVSMVFQNPENQIVSTVVEDDVAFGPENLGLPAAEIRRRVDEALKVCGLAEKADKAVYTLSGGQKQRLAIAGALAMGTRCLVLDEPTAMLDPEGRQEVVALLRELHGRGITIVQVTHRLEEVIGADRVIVLDQGRFDWEGTPAQLFRLKDIGARWGLEAPPIVILRERLVAAGLITKDTPPSAEGIGTALCLSSSKI, encoded by the coding sequence ATGATCTCCCTGAGGGGTGTTGGCTATTCTTACTCCGACACGGGGAGGCCCGCGCTTGAGAACGTCAGTTTCGAAGTGCGGCAGGGCGAGTGGATCGCCCTGGTCGGCAGCAATGGCTCTGGGAAGTCCACGCTGGCCAAACACCTTAACGCCCTGCTCGTTCCGATGCAGGGCGCTTGTTTTATTCTGGGGCTGGATTCTCGTCGGGAAGAGAATTTATGGAAAATCCGCTCTTCCGTGTCGATGGTTTTTCAGAATCCCGAAAATCAGATCGTTTCGACGGTCGTGGAGGACGACGTGGCGTTCGGTCCGGAGAATCTCGGCCTGCCGGCGGCGGAGATCCGCCGCCGCGTGGACGAAGCCCTCAAAGTCTGCGGCCTTGCGGAAAAAGCCGACAAAGCGGTTTATACTCTGTCCGGCGGGCAGAAGCAGCGTTTGGCCATCGCCGGCGCGTTGGCCATGGGCACGCGGTGTCTGGTGCTCGACGAGCCGACGGCCATGCTCGATCCCGAGGGGCGCCAGGAAGTGGTGGCGCTGCTGCGCGAGCTGCACGGGCGCGGCATCACGATCGTTCAGGTGACGCACCGCCTTGAAGAGGTGATCGGCGCCGATCGCGTGATCGTTCTCGATCAGGGGCGTTTCGACTGGGAGGGCACACCGGCCCAGCTTTTCCGCCTGAAAGACATCGGCGCCCGCTGGGGGCTGGAAGCGCCGCCCATCGTGATTCTTCGGGAGCGGCTCGTCGCCGCCGGCCTCATAACCAAGGATACTCCGCCCTCGGCGGAGGGGATAGGAACGGCTTTATGTCTATCGTCATCGAAAATTTGA
- the rplQ gene encoding 50S ribosomal protein L17 codes for MRHGVAQRKLGRNGSHRRAMLANLVASLILEGSIETTVTRAKEVRRVAERLITRAKGGTLHDRRIVISRMNYKEAVIKLFDDVAPRFADRPGGYTRIIRTRFRVGDASPMAVISLVD; via the coding sequence ATGAGACATGGAGTTGCCCAGAGAAAGCTCGGCCGCAACGGCAGCCACAGACGCGCGATGCTGGCCAATCTGGTCGCGAGTCTGATCCTGGAAGGCAGCATCGAGACCACCGTGACGCGCGCGAAGGAAGTTCGCCGCGTCGCCGAGCGTTTGATCACGCGCGCCAAGGGCGGCACGTTGCACGATCGCCGTATCGTCATTTCGCGTATGAACTATAAGGAGGCCGTCATCAAGCTGTTCGACGACGTCGCCCCCCGCTTTGCGGATCGTCCCGGCGGATACACCCGCATTATCCGTACCCGTTTCCGTGTCGGCGACGCTTCGCCTATGGCTGTCATTTCGCTGGTTGACTAA
- a CDS encoding DNA-directed RNA polymerase subunit alpha: protein MRPEIQVEECSSTAARLVIGPLERGYGQTIGNALRRVLLSSIKGAAISAVRVEGAQHEFTTIPGMKEDVIELLLNLKHVPVRSHSAEYRTLKLDVEGGKKVTAADFQEDSDIEFIDPDAYICTLAEGHSLSLEVYIEQGVGYATVDRPRPSYLPVDALMIDAIYSPILRVKYEVQNERVGQKTDYEKIVMNVTTNGVVAPDIAVAEAAKLLREYFDIVIQELRKLHPAEPGLFDDESASQPSGNGQAGDGADNPPENALLNKPVRELELSIRSENCLLRGGIHTIGDLVSRSKDDLLKIRNLGKISLREIEEKMTKYGIVLSDDKASAENSSKED, encoded by the coding sequence ATGCGGCCTGAGATTCAAGTTGAAGAGTGTTCCAGTACCGCCGCGCGGCTGGTTATTGGTCCGCTCGAACGCGGTTATGGTCAGACGATAGGTAACGCTCTCCGTCGTGTACTGCTTTCTTCGATCAAAGGGGCGGCGATTAGCGCGGTTCGCGTTGAAGGCGCTCAGCACGAGTTTACGACGATCCCTGGCATGAAGGAAGACGTTATCGAGCTGCTGCTGAATCTCAAGCACGTGCCTGTCCGCTCCCATAGCGCCGAATACCGTACACTGAAGCTGGATGTGGAAGGCGGAAAGAAGGTTACGGCAGCCGATTTTCAGGAGGACAGCGACATCGAGTTCATAGATCCCGACGCGTACATCTGTACGCTGGCTGAAGGGCATTCGCTTTCGCTCGAAGTTTACATCGAGCAGGGCGTGGGCTACGCCACTGTGGATCGGCCGCGTCCGAGCTATTTACCGGTAGACGCTCTTATGATCGATGCCATTTACTCTCCGATCCTTCGTGTCAAGTACGAAGTTCAGAATGAGCGCGTCGGCCAGAAGACGGACTATGAAAAAATCGTGATGAACGTCACCACGAACGGCGTCGTCGCTCCCGATATCGCCGTCGCCGAAGCGGCGAAACTGCTTCGCGAATATTTCGATATCGTCATCCAGGAGCTTCGCAAGCTTCATCCCGCCGAGCCCGGGCTGTTCGACGACGAAAGCGCATCCCAGCCGTCCGGGAACGGTCAGGCCGGAGACGGTGCCGATAATCCGCCGGAAAATGCCCTGCTGAACAAACCGGTCAGGGAACTTGAACTTTCAATCAGAAGTGAAAACTGCCTGCTTCGCGGTGGCATTCATACCATTGGCGATCTTGTCAGCCGCAGTAAGGATGACTTGCTGAAGATCCGCAACCTGGGCAAGATCTCTCTTCGCGAGATCGAGGAGAAGATGACCAAGTACGGTATCGTCCTCAGTGACGACAAGGCAAGCGCAGAGAACTCAAGCAAGGAGGACTAA
- the rpsK gene encoding 30S ribosomal protein S11, giving the protein MANRTQRKKEKKNISYGVAHIFSTFNNTIVSITDKGGALLAWASGGNVGFKGARKSTPFAAQVASQQAAKTAQDHGLREIDVVVKGPGPGRESAIRALQAVGLQVNSIRDETPIPHNGCRPPKRRRV; this is encoded by the coding sequence GTGGCCAATCGCACACAGCGTAAAAAGGAAAAGAAGAATATCAGCTACGGAGTCGCCCATATCTTCTCGACGTTCAACAACACCATCGTGAGCATCACCGATAAAGGCGGCGCTCTTCTGGCTTGGGCGTCGGGCGGCAACGTCGGCTTCAAGGGCGCCCGCAAGTCGACCCCCTTCGCCGCGCAGGTCGCTTCTCAGCAGGCCGCCAAGACGGCGCAGGATCACGGCCTTCGTGAAATCGACGTCGTCGTCAAAGGCCCCGGTCCCGGCCGTGAGTCTGCCATCCGCGCCCTTCAGGCCGTCGGCCTGCAGGTCAACTCCATCAGGGACGAGACCCCCATACCTCACAACGGATGCCGTCCTCCCAAAAGACGCCGCGTCTAA
- the rpsM gene encoding 30S ribosomal protein S13, which translates to MARIAGVDLPRDKRVEIGLTYIYGIGLSTAREILKKTGVNPDTRVKDLTEEEAQLLRSEIVNNHKVEGDLRREVSMNIKRLMDIGCYRGIRHRLGLPCRGQRTKTNARTWKNRKGRSRPVAGKKTA; encoded by the coding sequence ATGGCTCGAATTGCAGGAGTTGATCTTCCCCGCGACAAGCGTGTTGAGATCGGCCTCACCTACATCTATGGCATCGGTCTGAGCACGGCTCGCGAGATTCTCAAGAAGACCGGCGTGAACCCGGATACGCGCGTCAAGGATCTCACCGAAGAAGAAGCCCAGCTGCTTCGTTCCGAAATCGTCAACAATCACAAGGTGGAGGGCGACCTTCGCCGTGAGGTGTCCATGAACATCAAGCGGTTGATGGACATCGGCTGCTATCGCGGTATCCGTCACCGCCTGGGACTGCCCTGCCGCGGTCAGCGCACCAAGACGAATGCCCGTACGTGGAAGAACCGCAAAGGACGTTCACGTCCCGTCGCCGGTAAGAAGACCGCATAA
- the rpmJ gene encoding 50S ribosomal protein L36 produces MKVRSSVKPICEYCRVIKRNGVIRVICSRDPRHKQRQGARR; encoded by the coding sequence ATGAAGGTTAGATCATCTGTTAAACCCATTTGTGAGTATTGCCGAGTGATCAAGCGCAATGGCGTCATTCGCGTCATCTGCAGCCGCGATCCTCGTCATAAACAGCGTCAGGGCGCTAGGAGGTAA
- the infA gene encoding translation initiation factor IF-1, which translates to MANKDDVIEVHGEVEEPLPNAMFRVRLETGQVILAHVSGKMRMHFIRILPGDKVLLELSPYDLTRGRITYRYK; encoded by the coding sequence ATGGCTAACAAGGACGATGTGATCGAGGTCCACGGCGAAGTCGAAGAGCCCTTGCCCAACGCCATGTTTCGCGTTAGGCTTGAGACGGGGCAGGTGATTCTGGCTCATGTTTCGGGAAAAATGAGGATGCATTTCATCCGCATTCTTCCCGGCGACAAGGTTCTGTTGGAGCTGTCGCCTTACGACCTGACCAGAGGGCGGATCACTTACCGCTACAAGTAG
- the map gene encoding type I methionyl aminopeptidase, with translation MISLKSAGDIEKMRRAGAILADLLMNLKGIVKPGMTTADIDRYAEDFIRKNGAVPSEKGYAVPGIPEPYPASVCTSVNDEVVHGIPSDKRILRDGDIVSVDVMACYQGLHADACYTYAVGGISPQRQALLDVTRESLDRAIAQVKAGATLGDIGNAVESFVIPKGYGIVREYAGHGIGRHPHEAPSVLNYGEPGTGVTLLKGMTIAIEPMIMCGGETLKDGKDGWLVSTADGSDAAHFEKTVLVTVDGAEILTPWH, from the coding sequence ATGATCTCTCTCAAGTCCGCTGGCGATATTGAGAAGATGCGTCGCGCCGGCGCGATCCTTGCCGATCTTCTGATGAATCTGAAGGGGATCGTCAAGCCTGGCATGACGACTGCCGACATCGATCGATACGCCGAAGACTTTATCAGGAAAAACGGTGCGGTCCCTTCCGAAAAAGGATATGCGGTACCGGGGATCCCCGAGCCTTATCCTGCTTCGGTCTGTACGTCGGTCAACGATGAAGTGGTTCATGGGATCCCCAGCGATAAACGGATCCTCAGAGACGGCGACATTGTCAGTGTCGATGTCATGGCCTGTTATCAGGGGCTCCACGCTGACGCGTGCTACACCTACGCGGTGGGCGGCATTTCGCCGCAGAGGCAGGCGCTGCTTGACGTAACACGGGAAAGTTTGGATCGCGCGATCGCCCAGGTGAAAGCCGGGGCGACTCTCGGAGACATCGGAAACGCGGTGGAATCTTTCGTGATTCCCAAAGGATATGGCATAGTGCGGGAATATGCAGGACACGGAATTGGGCGTCATCCCCATGAGGCCCCGTCGGTCTTGAACTACGGTGAGCCCGGCACAGGAGTAACTCTTTTGAAGGGTATGACGATCGCCATCGAGCCCATGATCATGTGCGGCGGCGAGACTCTGAAAGACGGAAAGGACGGTTGGCTTGTTTCGACGGCCGACGGTTCTGACGCGGCCCATTTCGAAAAAACCGTCCTTGTCACTGTGGACGGAGCAGAAATCCTGACTCCCTGGCACTAG
- a CDS encoding adenylate kinase has protein sequence MRIILVGPPGAGKGTQAEKIVAKYGVAHISTGDILRANVKAGTELGRKAKSFMDAGALVPDEVIVGMMRGRLAEDDCRKGFILDGFPRTVPQAEALTSLLAEMEIKLDGVILLDVDDETVVKRLCGRRMCKKCGRIYHVAFKPSSRGDHCDSCGGDLYQRDDDRETVIRQRLAVYHDQTAPLVDYYDKAGLLLRIDAAEAGDHVLSRIEAMLERRA, from the coding sequence ATGAGAATTATTCTTGTCGGACCTCCGGGCGCAGGCAAAGGCACTCAAGCCGAGAAGATTGTCGCGAAATACGGTGTCGCTCACATTTCCACGGGCGACATCCTTCGCGCTAACGTCAAGGCTGGCACGGAGCTGGGCAGAAAAGCCAAATCCTTCATGGACGCCGGCGCTCTTGTGCCCGACGAGGTGATCGTCGGCATGATGCGCGGACGGCTCGCCGAAGACGACTGCCGAAAAGGGTTTATCCTTGACGGTTTTCCCCGCACGGTCCCCCAAGCGGAAGCGCTCACTTCGCTTCTTGCGGAAATGGAGATCAAGCTTGACGGCGTGATCCTGCTCGACGTGGACGACGAAACGGTCGTCAAGCGCCTGTGTGGCCGCCGCATGTGCAAGAAGTGCGGCAGAATCTACCATGTCGCTTTCAAGCCCTCTTCAAGAGGTGACCATTGCGATTCGTGCGGCGGCGATCTCTATCAGAGGGACGACGACAGGGAAACGGTGATTCGCCAGCGTCTGGCGGTGTATCATGACCAGACGGCTCCTCTTGTCGATTATTACGACAAGGCGGGGCTTTTGCTCAGGATCGACGCCGCCGAAGCCGGCGACCATGTTTTAAGCCGTATCGAAGCCATGCTTGAGAGGCGTGCATGA
- the secY gene encoding preprotein translocase subunit SecY, producing MADTFRDVFKLPDLKRRILFTLGMLFVFRLGAHIPTPGINSAAMSQLFEGSGVLGFLDLFAGGALRRFSLFSLGVAPYINASIVLQLAAVIFPALERLQKEGPQGQKKMTQYTRYGAIFFAFVQAIGMAMWLRRAGVLAASGLDFFVAVITAVTGSVAVMWLGEEMTDHGIGNGISLLIFAGIVARLPEAVIQTFSMISSGEMNVVTLILALAVMVAVLAGAVLLEQGQRRLPVQYAKRVVGNRVYGGQSSFIPLRVNMGGVMPIIFASSLLIFPSTVLRLFHGTERLANYFAPGSWLYTVLYVVLIVFFGFFYTAMVFNPSDIADNMKKNGGFILGIRPGKPTSDYIEKIASRITLVGSVFLVVVALVPDLLTNVFGITSFYFGGTSVLIIVGVALEIVEQVNSQLLMRNYEGVLKRAKGGRGLLRF from the coding sequence GTGGCTGATACCTTCCGCGACGTATTCAAACTTCCGGATCTCAAAAGGCGCATTCTCTTCACGTTGGGAATGCTGTTCGTTTTCCGCCTGGGAGCTCACATTCCTACGCCGGGCATCAACTCGGCGGCGATGTCCCAGCTCTTTGAAGGAAGTGGCGTTCTTGGTTTTCTTGACCTGTTTGCCGGTGGTGCGCTGAGAAGGTTCAGTCTTTTCTCGCTTGGTGTAGCCCCTTACATCAACGCAAGCATTGTTCTGCAGTTGGCTGCTGTCATTTTCCCGGCGCTTGAGCGTCTTCAGAAAGAAGGGCCCCAAGGGCAGAAGAAAATGACTCAGTATACGAGGTACGGAGCGATTTTCTTCGCTTTTGTGCAGGCGATCGGCATGGCCATGTGGCTGCGCCGCGCCGGCGTTCTGGCCGCGTCGGGGCTTGATTTCTTTGTCGCCGTCATTACGGCGGTGACAGGATCGGTGGCCGTGATGTGGCTTGGCGAAGAAATGACCGATCACGGCATCGGCAACGGCATTTCCTTGCTGATCTTTGCCGGTATCGTTGCCCGTCTTCCCGAGGCCGTGATTCAGACGTTCTCGATGATCAGCTCCGGTGAAATGAACGTTGTCACGCTGATTCTGGCGCTCGCCGTCATGGTTGCGGTTCTTGCGGGAGCGGTGCTTCTTGAACAGGGACAGCGCCGTCTTCCCGTTCAGTATGCGAAGCGCGTCGTCGGTAATCGCGTGTACGGAGGACAGAGCAGCTTTATTCCGCTGCGCGTCAACATGGGCGGCGTCATGCCGATCATTTTTGCCTCGTCGCTGCTGATTTTCCCCTCGACGGTGCTTCGTCTTTTCCACGGCACAGAACGGTTGGCGAATTACTTTGCCCCTGGCAGTTGGCTTTACACGGTCCTGTACGTGGTGCTGATCGTGTTCTTCGGCTTCTTTTACACAGCCATGGTGTTCAATCCGAGCGACATCGCGGATAACATGAAGAAAAACGGCGGCTTCATCCTTGGCATCCGTCCGGGGAAGCCTACGTCCGATTACATTGAGAAGATCGCTTCCCGCATCACGCTGGTGGGATCGGTATTTCTCGTCGTGGTCGCTCTTGTCCCCGATCTTCTGACGAACGTCTTCGGCATCACAAGCTTCTATTTTGGCGGAACGTCCGTCCTGATCATCGTCGGCGTGGCGCTTGAGATCGTTGAGCAGGTCAACAGCCAGCTTTTGATGCGCAATTATGAGGGCGTCCTCAAGCGTGCCAAGGGCGGCCGGGGATTGCTTCGTTTCTAG
- the rplO gene encoding 50S ribosomal protein L15: protein MNLSDLRPAEGAKHKAKRVGCGIGSGNGKTAGRGTKGYGSRAGSAIRPGFEGGQMPLVRRTPKRGFNNYNFAKVYQIANLGDIAEIFKEGAVITVNELFAYGLVRNMDTPVKILGDGELDKPLTIKAEAFSKSAAQKIAAAGGTAEVI from the coding sequence ATGAATCTTAGTGATTTGCGTCCGGCCGAAGGCGCCAAGCACAAAGCGAAGCGCGTTGGCTGCGGCATCGGCAGCGGCAACGGCAAAACTGCCGGGAGAGGCACCAAGGGTTACGGCTCCCGTGCCGGCAGCGCTATCCGTCCCGGCTTTGAAGGCGGACAGATGCCTCTGGTTCGCCGCACGCCCAAGCGCGGCTTCAACAATTACAACTTCGCTAAGGTGTATCAGATTGCCAATCTCGGTGACATTGCCGAAATCTTCAAAGAAGGGGCCGTCATTACGGTGAACGAGCTCTTTGCGTACGGCTTGGTCCGGAACATGGATACTCCGGTCAAGATCCTTGGCGATGGCGAGCTCGACAAACCGCTGACGATCAAGGCGGAAGCCTTCAGCAAGTCCGCCGCTCAGAAGATTGCAGCCGCGGGCGGAACTGCTGAGGTGATTTAA
- the rpmD gene encoding 50S ribosomal protein L30: MAKLRIVWKKSDIGRPERQSRTIKALGFHKLNSVVIHEDTPQIRGMVRAVAHLVECSEVNE; this comes from the coding sequence ATGGCTAAACTTCGTATTGTTTGGAAGAAGAGCGACATCGGCCGTCCTGAGCGTCAGTCGCGCACGATCAAGGCGTTGGGATTCCATAAGCTGAACTCGGTAGTTATTCACGAGGATACGCCCCAGATCCGCGGCATGGTTCGCGCTGTGGCTCACCTTGTCGAGTGCTCTGAAGTGAACGAGTAA